From Rhodococcus sp. B7740, one genomic window encodes:
- a CDS encoding DUF2461 domain-containing protein — MTGFTGIPFAALDFYEDLEADNSKLWWNEHKDVYDNAVKGPMTALLATLESEFGTAKVFRPYRDVRFSKDKTPYKTHQGGFVARGDSLGFYVQIDPAGLFVAGGFYNSSSEGVARYRRTVDDDVRGAELERILATLTKAGYEIGGDKLKTKPRGYELDHPRIDLLRHKSLTAGKHFGSPAWLETPKAATKVRDAWRALAPLVEWTAALHT; from the coding sequence ATGACTGGCTTCACCGGAATACCCTTCGCGGCCCTGGACTTCTACGAGGACCTCGAAGCCGACAACAGCAAGCTCTGGTGGAACGAGCACAAGGATGTCTACGACAACGCGGTCAAGGGTCCGATGACGGCGTTGCTCGCGACACTCGAATCGGAGTTCGGTACCGCCAAGGTCTTCCGCCCCTACCGCGACGTTCGCTTCTCCAAGGACAAGACCCCGTACAAGACCCACCAGGGCGGCTTCGTCGCTCGCGGTGACAGTCTCGGCTTCTACGTGCAGATAGATCCCGCCGGATTGTTCGTTGCAGGCGGCTTCTACAACTCCTCGTCCGAAGGCGTTGCCCGCTACCGCCGCACCGTCGACGACGACGTCCGCGGAGCCGAACTCGAGCGGATACTGGCGACGCTGACCAAGGCCGGCTACGAGATCGGCGGCGACAAGCTCAAGACCAAGCCGCGGGGATACGAGCTCGACCACCCGCGCATCGACCTCTTGCGCCACAAGTCACTCACCGCGGGCAAGCATTTCGGCTCACCCGCGTGGCTCGAGACACCCAAGGCCGCGACGAAGGTGCGCGATGCCTGGCGAGCTCTCGCCCCGTTGGTGGAATGGACCGCGGCGCTGCACACATGA
- a CDS encoding PucR family transcriptional regulator, which yields MQVKDLLDAAQLGIRLLTSDTDALGRTLRWTYTTDLPDPSRYIAGGELVITGLVWHRTRADSEMFVRAVTESGASALAAGEGLLGHVPPDLIEACERHGLPLLAIPEAVSFGEVTEFLVGRVTGDRIAMLNTSLVRQRQLLTAIADGRALDELALHTSRETGMACLIFTATGRRLVAEVSAFTDADVDTLTHAALSSERLPTTTTLGDGDVYSIFGIGPSLVQRTTRWFLAVAGDMATFPPAISDAFGQLAAIAALDRARREEGRLVRREIADQAVALIETDSTRPEAMTRLRQAGVDPDRSLVVVRVVHSGRIDLREMLRTVLSDTLTSFGGGCVGCSTHGDIVAVVNTDDPSFTHTLRTRLSRLGSGIGHSRLLVGVSSEATGITIDGALRSARHALEMSRQGSSPVTITAGAQPTSAVTMLSALPDDVRRSFVEHVLAPLLDYDRRTDAGLTDTLREFLATGGSWNRTAESLHVHLNTVRYRIKRVEELLGRDMSSTSDRLDVYLALQSIPRSSATGAA from the coding sequence GTGCAGGTCAAGGACTTGCTGGACGCCGCGCAGCTCGGCATTCGATTGCTCACCTCCGATACCGACGCACTGGGTCGGACGTTGCGATGGACGTACACGACGGATCTGCCCGACCCGTCGCGCTACATCGCGGGTGGTGAGCTGGTCATCACCGGTCTCGTATGGCATCGAACGCGCGCGGACAGTGAGATGTTCGTCCGGGCCGTCACCGAATCGGGAGCGTCGGCACTGGCCGCCGGTGAAGGGCTTCTCGGCCACGTCCCACCCGACCTGATCGAGGCCTGCGAGCGGCACGGTCTACCGCTGCTCGCAATACCCGAGGCCGTGTCGTTCGGGGAGGTGACCGAGTTCCTCGTCGGCCGTGTCACCGGAGACCGCATAGCCATGCTGAACACCTCGCTCGTCCGGCAACGTCAGCTGCTCACGGCGATCGCGGACGGCAGAGCGCTCGACGAGTTGGCGTTGCACACCTCCAGGGAGACCGGGATGGCGTGTCTGATCTTCACCGCGACCGGACGTCGGCTGGTCGCCGAGGTCTCGGCGTTCACCGATGCCGACGTGGACACGCTGACGCACGCCGCGCTGTCCTCCGAAAGGCTCCCCACGACAACCACTCTCGGTGACGGCGATGTGTACAGCATCTTCGGCATCGGACCGTCGCTCGTGCAGCGGACCACGCGATGGTTCCTCGCAGTGGCCGGAGACATGGCGACGTTCCCACCCGCCATCTCCGACGCGTTCGGTCAGCTCGCGGCGATCGCCGCGCTCGATCGTGCTCGACGCGAGGAGGGACGGCTGGTCCGTCGTGAAATCGCCGACCAGGCAGTGGCGTTGATCGAAACCGACAGCACCAGACCCGAAGCCATGACGCGGCTGCGCCAGGCAGGAGTCGACCCGGACCGCTCGCTGGTGGTCGTCAGGGTCGTCCACAGCGGACGGATCGACCTGCGCGAGATGCTGCGCACGGTTCTCAGCGACACCCTGACCTCCTTCGGCGGCGGGTGCGTCGGATGCAGCACGCACGGCGACATCGTCGCCGTCGTGAACACCGACGATCCGAGCTTCACGCACACACTGCGAACCCGATTGAGCCGTTTGGGCTCCGGCATCGGACACAGCCGTCTGCTCGTGGGCGTCAGTTCCGAAGCGACCGGGATCACCATCGACGGCGCGCTGCGATCGGCCCGCCACGCACTGGAAATGAGCAGGCAAGGGTCGAGCCCGGTGACCATCACCGCGGGTGCGCAACCGACATCGGCGGTGACGATGCTCTCGGCTCTGCCCGACGACGTGCGTCGGTCGTTCGTCGAACACGTTCTGGCGCCGCTGCTCGACTACGACAGGCGAACCGATGCCGGTCTGACCGATACCCTCCGCGAGTTCCTGGCCACCGGCGGATCGTGGAACCGAACGGCCGAATCGTTGCACGTACACCTGAACACCGTGCGGTACCGAATCAAGCGAGTCGAGGAGTTGCTGGGCCGCGATATGAGTTCCACCTCGGATCGGCTCGATGTCTATCTCGCGCTTCAATCCATCCCTCGTTCGTCGGCTACCGGGGCCGCATAG
- a CDS encoding FAD binding domain-containing protein — MDLGTVDDIVLPGSRADLPPGRVDTAVLAGGTWLFSEKQDHLATLVDITALGWEPLTVTETGLSIAATCTIETLARYTSPWPATALFPRCAAALLASFKIWKTATVGGNIALALPAGAMISLTAALDGVGQVWSGDGPDHDYRIAIADLVTGPHANALRPGDVLRSIDVPLHALQSRTAMRKLALSPLGRSAAVVIGRVDEGGEFVLTVSASTVRPFVLRFPALPTAGELDDALAATIGPQHWYDDPHGAPDWRRHISCTAAQQIREELS; from the coding sequence ATGGATCTCGGTACTGTCGACGACATCGTGCTTCCCGGCTCCCGCGCGGACCTTCCGCCAGGACGTGTGGACACTGCGGTCCTCGCGGGAGGTACCTGGCTGTTCTCGGAGAAGCAGGACCATCTGGCCACCCTCGTCGACATCACCGCCTTGGGCTGGGAGCCGTTGACAGTCACCGAGACCGGGCTCTCGATCGCCGCGACGTGCACCATCGAGACGCTGGCACGCTACACCTCTCCGTGGCCGGCCACCGCGCTGTTTCCCCGCTGCGCAGCAGCATTGTTGGCCTCGTTCAAGATCTGGAAGACCGCCACCGTCGGCGGCAACATCGCGCTGGCTCTTCCTGCCGGAGCGATGATCTCGTTGACCGCAGCCCTCGACGGCGTCGGGCAGGTGTGGTCGGGCGATGGCCCCGATCACGACTATCGCATCGCGATCGCAGACCTGGTCACGGGCCCGCACGCCAATGCCCTCCGACCGGGAGACGTGCTGCGCAGTATCGATGTTCCACTGCACGCTCTCCAGTCGCGAACGGCGATGCGCAAGCTCGCGCTGTCACCGCTCGGCCGATCGGCGGCCGTGGTGATCGGGCGGGTCGACGAGGGCGGCGAGTTCGTTCTGACCGTCAGCGCGTCGACCGTCCGTCCGTTCGTTCTACGCTTCCCGGCCCTGCCGACGGCGGGCGAGCTCGACGACGCGCTCGCCGCCACCATCGGTCCCCAGCACTGGTACGACGACCCCCACGGGGCTCCGGACTGGCGGCGTCACATCAGTTGCACTGCAGCGCAGCAGATTCGCGAGGAGTTGTCATGA